Proteins from a single region of Lelliottia sp. JS-SCA-14:
- the arcC gene encoding carbamate kinase: protein MSKKIVLALGGNALGDNLAGQMQAVKQTAQAIVDLIAQGHQVVVTHGNGPQVGMINLAFEAAARTEAHTPMLPMSVCVALSQGYIGYDLQNALREELLSRNLPIPVATLITQVEVDANDEAFRNPTKPIGSFFSKDEADALTRQGYTMKEDAGRGYRRVVASPKPLDIIEKETVKALMHAGQVVITAGGGGIPVIREGNHLRGASAVIDKDWASARLAAMIDADMLIILTAVEKVAINFGKPDEQWLEKLSLSDAERFIAEGHFAKGSMLPKVEAAASFARSRPGRQALITMLSKAKEGIEGKTGTIIEG, encoded by the coding sequence ATGAGTAAAAAAATTGTTCTCGCCCTGGGCGGGAATGCCCTGGGCGACAATCTTGCCGGGCAAATGCAGGCTGTGAAGCAAACGGCGCAGGCGATTGTGGACCTGATCGCGCAGGGTCATCAGGTGGTGGTCACCCACGGCAACGGTCCGCAGGTAGGGATGATCAATCTCGCCTTCGAAGCTGCCGCCAGAACCGAAGCCCACACCCCGATGCTGCCGATGTCCGTCTGCGTAGCCCTGAGTCAGGGTTACATTGGCTACGATCTGCAAAACGCCCTGCGCGAAGAGCTGCTCAGCCGCAACCTGCCCATTCCTGTCGCCACCTTGATTACTCAGGTGGAAGTGGATGCCAACGACGAGGCTTTCCGCAACCCGACAAAACCCATCGGATCCTTCTTCAGCAAAGACGAAGCCGACGCGCTCACCCGCCAGGGCTATACCATGAAAGAGGACGCCGGGCGCGGCTACCGCCGAGTTGTCGCCTCGCCGAAGCCACTGGATATTATCGAAAAAGAGACGGTGAAAGCGCTGATGCATGCCGGTCAGGTGGTGATCACCGCCGGTGGCGGCGGAATTCCGGTGATTCGTGAGGGCAACCATCTGCGCGGTGCCAGCGCGGTCATTGATAAAGACTGGGCCAGCGCGCGACTGGCGGCGATGATCGACGCCGATATGCTGATTATCCTCACCGCCGTGGAGAAGGTTGCCATCAACTTTGGCAAACCTGACGAACAGTGGTTAGAGAAGCTTTCGTTGAGTGATGCCGAGCGCTTCATTGCCGAAGGGCATTTCGCCAAAGGCTCCATGCTGCCCAAAGTGGAAGCGGCAGCCTCTTTCGCCCGTTCGCGTCCCGGTCGTCAGGCGCTCATTACTATGTTGAGCAAAGCCAAAGAGGGCATTGAAGGTAAGACCGGGACGATTATCGAAGGTTAA
- the ygfK gene encoding putative selenate reductase subunit YgfK: MGDIMRPVPFEELLTRIFDEYQSQHSIFGIPEQQFYQQKAPHSLSVFGENCTTPVGPAAGPHTQLAQNIITSWLTGGRFIELKTVQILDRLELEKPCIDAEDECFNTEWSTEFTLLKAWDEYLKAWFILHLLEELFPLTPVENGKSFIFNMSVGYNLEGIKQPPMQQFIDNMIDASAQPKFAEYRNTLTRWLQDESFINRVNPAAKRYHLATLAQRIPGKLVQSITLSTMHGCPPDEIEAICRYMLEEKNLNTFVKLNPTLLGYPRVREILDACGFGYIKLSEESFEHDLKIDRALEMLNRLVSLAKTRSLGFGVKLTNTLGTLNDKGALPGGEMYMSGRALFPLAINVAALLSREFDGKLPISYSGGASQVNIREIFETGIRPITMATDLLKPGGYLRLTACLHELESSDCWEMPQIDVARLNALAEKATTMAYTQKSWKPEDRIEVAEPLPMFDCYVAPCVTACAIKQDIPEYISLLGQQRYADALELIYQRNALPAITGHICDHQCQYNCTRLDYDSALNIRELKKIALEKGWEEYQRRWHKPAGSGSLHPVAVIGAGPAGLAAGYFLARAGHPVTLFEREENAGGVVKNIIPQFRIPGELIQHDIDFVVDHGVKIVYGCDPHLSVEKLQQQGFHYVLVGTGTNKNSGVKLRGDNPNVRKSLDFLREFNSGDTLHLGKHVAIVGAGNTAMDCARAALRVPGVEKATIVYRRSQQEMPAWREEYEEALHDGVAFQFLSNPEQFNADGTLVVRVMMLGDPDEKGRRRPVDTAETRTMQVDTLITAIGEQQDTDALAAMGIPLDAQGWPEVNADGETRKPGVFLIGDVQRGPSSIVAAIGNARRATDVILARENIASSHANKHWNNVDPAQVYQRKGAIAIAEISKDDSDAFVAQEASRCLECNYICSKCVDVCPNRANVSIAVPGFQNRYQTLHLDAYCNECGNCAQFCPWQGKPYKDKVTVFSLMQDFLHSSNPGFFIDNHSVHVRQNDQTWQLAIGQDSQFTEVPPELNALCRIISHVHQHHSYLLGGVEV, encoded by the coding sequence ATGGGGGATATTATGCGTCCCGTTCCGTTTGAGGAACTCTTGACGCGCATTTTTGATGAATACCAGAGCCAGCATTCCATTTTTGGTATTCCGGAACAGCAGTTTTATCAGCAGAAAGCACCGCACAGCCTGAGCGTGTTTGGCGAAAACTGCACAACGCCCGTGGGCCCTGCCGCAGGGCCGCACACCCAGCTGGCGCAGAATATCATTACCTCCTGGCTGACCGGCGGGCGGTTTATCGAACTGAAAACCGTGCAAATACTCGACCGCCTGGAACTGGAAAAACCCTGTATCGATGCGGAAGACGAATGTTTTAACACCGAATGGTCAACGGAATTTACCCTTCTGAAAGCCTGGGATGAATATCTCAAGGCGTGGTTTATTCTGCATCTGCTGGAAGAACTCTTCCCTCTCACTCCCGTCGAAAATGGCAAATCCTTTATTTTTAATATGAGCGTCGGGTATAACCTCGAGGGAATTAAGCAGCCGCCGATGCAGCAGTTTATCGATAATATGATTGATGCCTCTGCCCAGCCTAAATTTGCCGAATATCGCAACACACTCACCCGCTGGTTGCAGGATGAGTCCTTTATTAATCGCGTCAATCCGGCAGCGAAGCGATATCACCTTGCGACGCTGGCCCAGCGCATTCCGGGCAAGTTAGTGCAGAGCATCACGTTGTCCACCATGCATGGCTGCCCGCCGGATGAAATCGAAGCCATCTGCCGCTACATGCTGGAAGAGAAAAACCTCAACACCTTCGTGAAGCTCAATCCGACGCTATTAGGCTACCCACGCGTGCGCGAAATTCTCGACGCCTGCGGCTTCGGGTATATCAAACTCAGCGAAGAATCTTTCGAGCACGATCTCAAAATTGACCGGGCGCTGGAGATGCTCAACCGTCTGGTCTCCCTCGCCAAAACGCGCTCGCTGGGCTTCGGGGTGAAACTCACCAACACCCTCGGCACGCTCAACGACAAAGGCGCGCTGCCGGGCGGCGAAATGTACATGTCCGGGCGCGCGCTGTTCCCGCTGGCGATCAACGTTGCGGCGCTGCTGTCGCGCGAGTTCGACGGCAAGCTGCCCATCTCCTACTCCGGCGGGGCCAGCCAGGTTAATATCCGCGAGATCTTCGAAACCGGGATTCGCCCAATCACCATGGCGACGGATCTGCTCAAACCCGGCGGCTACCTGCGCCTGACCGCCTGCCTGCATGAGCTGGAGTCCTCCGACTGCTGGGAGATGCCGCAGATTGACGTCGCGCGCCTGAACGCGCTGGCCGAAAAAGCGACGACCATGGCCTATACCCAGAAAAGCTGGAAGCCGGAAGATCGCATTGAAGTCGCCGAACCGCTGCCAATGTTCGATTGCTACGTCGCCCCCTGCGTCACCGCCTGCGCCATCAAGCAGGACATTCCGGAATACATCAGCCTGCTGGGGCAGCAGCGATACGCCGACGCGCTTGAGCTTATCTACCAGCGCAACGCCCTGCCCGCTATCACCGGCCATATCTGCGATCACCAGTGCCAGTACAACTGTACGCGCCTCGATTACGACAGCGCACTCAACATCCGCGAACTGAAAAAAATCGCCCTCGAAAAAGGCTGGGAGGAGTATCAGCGTCGCTGGCACAAACCGGCGGGTTCCGGTTCACTTCATCCGGTCGCCGTGATCGGCGCGGGTCCCGCGGGGCTGGCGGCGGGTTACTTCCTCGCTCGCGCCGGGCACCCGGTTACGCTGTTTGAACGCGAAGAGAACGCCGGTGGCGTGGTCAAAAACATCATTCCTCAGTTCCGCATTCCCGGCGAACTCATCCAGCATGACATCGATTTTGTGGTCGACCACGGGGTGAAAATTGTCTACGGCTGCGACCCGCATTTGAGCGTGGAAAAACTCCAGCAGCAGGGCTTCCACTATGTGCTGGTCGGCACAGGAACCAACAAAAACAGCGGCGTGAAGCTGCGCGGCGATAACCCGAACGTGCGCAAGTCCCTCGATTTCCTGCGCGAATTCAACAGTGGCGATACTCTGCATCTCGGCAAACACGTGGCCATTGTCGGCGCGGGGAATACGGCGATGGACTGCGCCCGCGCGGCCTTGCGCGTACCGGGAGTAGAAAAAGCCACCATCGTCTATCGCCGCTCGCAGCAGGAGATGCCGGCCTGGCGGGAGGAGTATGAAGAGGCCCTGCATGATGGCGTCGCCTTCCAGTTCCTGAGCAATCCGGAGCAATTCAACGCCGATGGGACGCTTGTCGTGCGGGTGATGATGCTCGGCGATCCTGATGAAAAAGGCCGTCGCCGCCCGGTCGACACCGCTGAAACCCGCACCATGCAGGTCGATACGCTGATCACCGCCATCGGGGAACAGCAGGACACCGACGCGCTGGCCGCGATGGGTATTCCGCTGGATGCACAGGGTTGGCCAGAGGTCAATGCCGACGGGGAGACCCGCAAACCGGGCGTGTTCCTGATTGGCGATGTCCAGCGCGGTCCGTCTTCCATCGTCGCCGCCATCGGCAATGCCCGGCGGGCGACGGACGTGATCCTGGCGCGGGAAAACATCGCCAGTTCTCACGCCAACAAACACTGGAACAACGTCGATCCGGCGCAGGTTTATCAGCGCAAAGGGGCGATTGCCATCGCTGAAATCAGCAAAGACGACAGCGATGCGTTTGTTGCCCAGGAGGCTAGCCGTTGTCTCGAGTGCAACTATATCTGCAGTAAGTGCGTCGACGTCTGCCCGAACCGCGCCAACGTCTCCATCGCCGTACCTGGCTTCCAGAACCGCTATCAGACGCTGCATCTGGATGCGTACTGCAACGAGTGCGGGAACTGCGCGCAGTTCTGTCCGTGGCAGGGAAAACCGTACAAAGACAAAGTCACGGTGTTCAGCCTGATGCAGGATTTTCTGCACAGCAGCAACCCCGGTTTCTTCATCGACAACCACAGCGTACACGTCCGGCAGAACGACCAAACCTGGCAGCTCGCGATCGGCCAGGACAGCCAGTTCACCGAGGTTCCACCGGAGCTGAACGCGCTCTGCCGCATCATCAGCCATGTCCATCAGCACCATAGCTATCTGCTGGGAGGCGTTGAAGTATGA
- the ssnA gene encoding putative aminohydrolase SsnA: MSIIILKNATGVQLHPAKVWENVDIAIENDVILEVGTSLAARYPQAKSKEMNGRIVMPGMVCAHNHFYSGLSRGIQATIPPCPDFISTLKNLWWRLDRALDEESLYYSGLICALEAVRSGCTAVIDHHASPEYIGGSLSQLRNAFLKVGLRGMTCFETTDRNGGTKELVAGVEENIRFAGEIDAARKKGEQPYLVEAHIGAHAPFTVPDEGLGMLKEALKITGRGLHIHAAEDGYDVSHSHHRYGKDLLVRLAEFDLLDSKTLVAHGLYLSETDIALLNASDGFLVHNARSNMNNHVGYNQHLLEIRNLALGTDGIGSDMFEEMKFAFFKHRDAGGPLWPDSFARALSNGNELLNRNFNARFGRLEAGFKADLTVCDYQPPTPLIAENIAGHIAFGMGSASVCGVMVNGVMIYENRQFTFDCEPIFAEARRVAKKLWARMDNLS, encoded by the coding sequence ATGAGTATTATCATTCTGAAAAATGCGACGGGCGTGCAGCTGCATCCGGCGAAAGTGTGGGAAAACGTCGATATCGCCATCGAAAACGACGTCATTCTGGAGGTCGGAACGTCGCTCGCCGCGCGCTATCCGCAGGCGAAAAGCAAAGAGATGAACGGGCGAATCGTCATGCCGGGGATGGTTTGCGCGCATAACCACTTCTACTCAGGTCTGTCGCGCGGCATTCAGGCGACCATCCCTCCCTGCCCGGATTTTATCTCAACGCTAAAAAACCTGTGGTGGCGTCTCGATCGCGCGCTGGACGAAGAGTCGCTCTACTACAGCGGGCTGATTTGCGCGCTGGAGGCGGTGCGCAGCGGCTGTACCGCGGTGATTGATCACCACGCCTCGCCTGAGTACATCGGCGGTTCACTCAGCCAGCTGCGCAACGCCTTCCTGAAAGTCGGCCTGCGCGGCATGACCTGTTTCGAAACCACCGATCGTAACGGCGGCACCAAAGAGCTGGTAGCCGGTGTCGAAGAGAACATTCGCTTCGCCGGGGAGATCGATGCGGCCCGGAAAAAAGGCGAGCAGCCGTATCTGGTTGAGGCGCACATTGGGGCTCACGCGCCCTTTACCGTGCCCGATGAAGGGCTGGGAATGCTGAAAGAAGCGCTCAAAATCACCGGGCGCGGCCTGCATATTCATGCCGCCGAAGACGGGTATGACGTTTCGCACAGCCATCACCGCTACGGGAAAGATCTGCTGGTGCGCCTCGCCGAATTCGACCTGCTCGACAGCAAAACGCTGGTCGCCCACGGCCTCTATCTTTCCGAAACGGATATTGCGCTGCTGAATGCCAGCGACGGTTTTCTGGTGCACAACGCCCGCTCCAATATGAACAACCACGTCGGGTATAACCAACATTTACTGGAAATACGCAATCTGGCGCTAGGGACCGACGGCATTGGCTCCGATATGTTTGAGGAGATGAAGTTTGCCTTCTTCAAACACCGCGACGCGGGCGGGCCGCTGTGGCCGGACAGCTTTGCCCGCGCATTGAGCAACGGCAACGAGCTACTGAACCGCAACTTCAACGCTCGTTTTGGCCGCCTTGAAGCGGGCTTCAAAGCGGATCTGACGGTGTGTGACTATCAACCTCCGACGCCGCTTATTGCCGAAAACATCGCCGGGCATATCGCCTTCGGCATGGGGTCTGCCAGCGTGTGTGGTGTTATGGTCAACGGCGTGATGATCTATGAAAACCGGCAGTTTACCTTCGACTGCGAACCGATCTTCGCCGAAGCACGAAGGGTGGCGAAGAAACTCTGGGCGCGGATGGATAACCTGTCCTGA
- a CDS encoding 4Fe-4S dicluster domain-containing protein — protein MTRFIFASPEACIGCRTCELACALEHGAPGGKLQPRLTVLRLNTLSVPVMCHQCENAPCVAVCPSGALSMGKERVEADAGKCIGCQRCAVVCPFGAITIEIKAGELPAMVKCSLCAGRERGPACVEACPTAALSLMTEQQLVALRQKRQADTVSW, from the coding sequence ATGACGCGTTTTATTTTTGCCAGCCCGGAAGCTTGTATTGGCTGTCGGACCTGCGAACTGGCCTGCGCGCTGGAGCACGGCGCGCCGGGCGGCAAACTTCAGCCGCGACTTACCGTGCTGCGCCTGAATACCCTGAGCGTTCCGGTGATGTGTCATCAGTGCGAGAACGCGCCCTGCGTGGCGGTCTGTCCGAGCGGAGCGTTATCGATGGGGAAAGAGCGGGTTGAAGCCGATGCCGGAAAATGTATCGGCTGCCAGCGCTGTGCGGTGGTTTGTCCGTTTGGCGCGATCACCATTGAGATTAAGGCTGGGGAATTACCGGCGATGGTGAAATGCAGTCTGTGTGCTGGCAGGGAGCGCGGCCCGGCCTGTGTCGAAGCCTGCCCGACGGCGGCGCTGAGTCTCATGACTGAACAGCAGCTGGTGGCGCTGCGACAAAAGCGCCAGGCCGATACCGTCAGTTGGTGA
- the ygfT gene encoding formate-dependent uric acid utilization protein YgfT: MNKFIVADAANCIGCHACEVACVLSHHQDSWPQQRSDFLPRIHVIFKRGASSATTCHHCNDAPCVAVCPTQALLFANDSVQFRQEACIGCKNCVIACPFGAIEMVANDESSPLLAQKCDLCSENASGQQACVANCPTQALRLVDEKALNQLRRERQIRSALGQQQEPHHGIRRQEMLNKPPRIGAKKVDAEQRKQHFDEIYRPLAKCDAGYESERCLSCAQKAWCNWTCPLHNAIPDFIRLVNEGKIIEAAELCHQSSSLPEICGRVCPQDRLCEGACTLKNEGGSVAIGNLERYITDTALATGWRPTIGEVVPRKERVAVIGAGPAGLGCADILARAGVQVDVFDRHPEIGGLLTFGIPPFKLDKNILAVRREIFSEMGIRFHLNQEVGRDIAFNELVDIYDAVFLGVGTYGLMAAGLEGETLPGVIQALPFLIASTREVMGLEEVAEYPLTEIKGKRVVVLGGGDTAMDCLRTAIRRGAASVTCAYRRDEQSMPGSKKEVGNAREEGVEFQFNVQPRVIQSNRKGQVSAIGLIRTEMGEPGPDGRRRPQPVAGSEFELPADVLIMAFGFQAHDMPWLRGNGIALDRWGQICTGGKDRGTTQTSNDKVFAGGDAVHGADLVVTAMVAGRQAAQEMLTLFKRKEEA; the protein is encoded by the coding sequence ATGAATAAATTTATTGTCGCGGATGCGGCGAATTGTATTGGCTGCCATGCCTGCGAAGTCGCCTGCGTTCTCTCCCATCACCAGGATAGCTGGCCGCAGCAGCGAAGTGATTTTCTTCCGCGCATTCATGTCATTTTTAAGCGCGGTGCCAGCAGCGCTACCACCTGCCATCATTGCAATGACGCGCCCTGCGTCGCCGTTTGCCCTACCCAGGCGCTGTTATTCGCCAACGACAGCGTGCAGTTCCGCCAGGAGGCGTGCATCGGCTGTAAAAACTGCGTCATCGCCTGTCCGTTTGGGGCCATTGAGATGGTGGCGAACGACGAGTCATCGCCGCTGCTGGCGCAAAAATGCGATCTGTGCAGTGAAAATGCCTCCGGGCAACAGGCCTGCGTGGCGAACTGCCCGACGCAGGCGCTGCGCCTGGTAGACGAAAAGGCGCTCAACCAGCTCAGGCGCGAACGGCAAATCCGCTCGGCGCTGGGGCAGCAGCAGGAGCCGCATCACGGAATCCGACGCCAGGAGATGTTGAACAAACCGCCGCGCATCGGGGCGAAAAAGGTCGATGCCGAACAGCGCAAACAGCATTTCGACGAGATTTACCGCCCGCTTGCAAAGTGCGATGCCGGATATGAAAGCGAGCGCTGCCTGAGCTGCGCGCAAAAAGCCTGGTGCAACTGGACCTGTCCGCTGCATAACGCGATTCCGGATTTCATCCGTCTGGTGAATGAGGGCAAAATTATTGAGGCCGCCGAGCTGTGCCATCAGAGCAGCTCGCTGCCGGAAATCTGTGGCCGGGTGTGCCCGCAGGACCGACTCTGCGAAGGGGCCTGCACGCTGAAAAACGAAGGCGGATCGGTGGCGATCGGCAATCTTGAGCGCTATATCACCGATACCGCTCTGGCGACGGGCTGGCGACCAACAATCGGCGAAGTGGTGCCGCGCAAAGAGCGGGTGGCGGTGATCGGGGCCGGGCCTGCGGGGCTGGGCTGTGCCGATATTCTGGCGCGCGCGGGTGTGCAGGTGGATGTGTTTGATCGTCATCCGGAAATTGGCGGGCTGCTGACCTTTGGCATTCCGCCTTTCAAACTCGATAAAAATATTCTTGCGGTGCGGCGCGAAATTTTCAGTGAAATGGGGATTCGTTTTCACCTTAATCAGGAGGTGGGCCGCGATATCGCTTTCAATGAGCTGGTGGACATCTATGACGCTGTGTTCCTCGGCGTGGGCACCTACGGCCTGATGGCCGCAGGGCTGGAGGGCGAAACGCTGCCGGGTGTCATTCAGGCGCTGCCTTTCCTGATCGCCAGTACCCGCGAAGTGATGGGCCTCGAAGAGGTGGCGGAGTACCCGCTGACCGAAATCAAGGGCAAACGCGTAGTTGTGCTCGGCGGCGGTGATACGGCAATGGACTGCCTGCGCACCGCCATCCGTCGGGGGGCCGCCAGCGTCACCTGCGCCTATCGCCGCGATGAGCAAAGTATGCCCGGCTCGAAGAAAGAGGTCGGTAACGCACGCGAAGAGGGCGTGGAGTTTCAGTTCAACGTGCAGCCGCGCGTTATTCAGTCCAACCGCAAAGGCCAGGTGAGCGCCATTGGGCTGATCCGCACTGAAATGGGCGAGCCCGGCCCGGATGGACGCCGCCGTCCGCAGCCGGTGGCCGGGTCGGAATTTGAACTGCCTGCCGACGTGCTGATCATGGCCTTTGGTTTCCAGGCGCACGATATGCCGTGGCTGCGCGGGAACGGGATCGCGCTCGACCGCTGGGGGCAAATTTGCACCGGAGGGAAAGATCGCGGCACGACGCAAACCAGCAACGACAAGGTTTTTGCGGGCGGAGACGCCGTTCACGGCGCGGATCTGGTGGTCACGGCGATGGTGGCCGGACGGCAGGCGGCGCAGGAGATGCTGACGCTGTTTAAGCGTAAGGAGGAAGCATGA
- a CDS encoding nucleobase:cation symporter-2 family protein: MKDMAIPAPRATGSTAPVDEILPITQMILYGLQHVLVMYAGAVAVPLVVGSAVGLPPEHIILLISADLFVCGIATIIQSMGATQWLGCKLPLIQGCTFAALIPMVLIGKQYGIGGISGAVIVSGVFILCCAPWISRLVRFFPKVVMGGIVTLIGLSIMPVAGGWIGGGSSEMPGFGNLFCLLMGAITLVIILNIYTFASGVIKNTSVLIGLVIGTVLWSFFKPLNFSLVHTTPWIHLPTVMPFAKPEFHIIPVALLSMVMVVVMVETMSSMMATGDIVGKKVDAVMLRNGLNTCGLATTFCGFFNLFPYAAFAQNVGLIGLTGVRSRYVVSVSGMILVLMGIFSKMAALVVLIPKPVLGGAGIVMFGMVAVSGIRTLGQVNYRNNNNGMVVALTLGLGMMPVLVPNLFSQFPPMVQLFLHSGITIGTLTAIVANLTLNGSVPFRVSHDALVPDPLPPSSAARNMAVRTVRMWLLLRKVQKEQQLLQQEEK; encoded by the coding sequence ATGAAAGACATGGCCATTCCGGCTCCACGAGCCACAGGGTCAACCGCTCCGGTTGACGAAATTCTGCCCATAACTCAAATGATCCTCTACGGTCTGCAGCATGTGCTGGTGATGTACGCCGGTGCGGTGGCGGTGCCGCTCGTGGTGGGCAGCGCGGTGGGGCTTCCCCCCGAGCATATTATTCTACTGATCAGTGCCGATCTGTTTGTCTGCGGCATCGCCACCATCATTCAGTCCATGGGCGCGACCCAGTGGCTGGGCTGTAAACTGCCGCTGATTCAGGGGTGTACTTTTGCCGCACTGATCCCGATGGTACTGATCGGCAAGCAGTACGGCATCGGCGGGATTTCCGGCGCGGTGATTGTCTCGGGGGTTTTCATTCTCTGCTGCGCGCCCTGGATTAGCCGCCTGGTCCGCTTCTTCCCGAAAGTGGTGATGGGCGGGATCGTTACGCTGATCGGCCTGTCGATTATGCCCGTGGCGGGAGGCTGGATTGGCGGTGGCTCAAGCGAAATGCCCGGATTCGGCAATCTGTTCTGCCTGCTGATGGGGGCCATCACCCTGGTGATTATCCTTAATATTTACACCTTCGCCTCGGGGGTAATTAAAAACACCTCCGTGCTGATCGGACTGGTAATTGGTACCGTGCTGTGGAGTTTCTTCAAGCCGCTTAATTTCAGCCTCGTCCATACCACCCCGTGGATCCACCTGCCGACGGTGATGCCCTTCGCGAAGCCTGAGTTTCACATTATCCCCGTCGCGCTGCTGTCGATGGTGATGGTGGTCGTGATGGTAGAAACCATGTCATCGATGATGGCGACGGGCGATATCGTGGGCAAAAAAGTGGATGCGGTGATGCTGCGCAATGGCCTTAACACCTGCGGGCTGGCGACCACCTTCTGCGGCTTCTTTAATCTGTTCCCCTACGCCGCCTTTGCGCAGAACGTCGGGCTGATCGGCCTGACGGGCGTTCGCAGCCGCTATGTGGTTTCCGTCTCGGGAATGATTCTGGTGCTGATGGGCATTTTCTCCAAAATGGCGGCGCTGGTGGTGCTGATCCCGAAACCGGTGCTCGGCGGCGCGGGGATTGTGATGTTCGGGATGGTGGCCGTGTCCGGCATTCGCACGCTGGGACAGGTGAACTACCGCAATAACAACAACGGGATGGTGGTGGCGTTGACCCTGGGCCTCGGCATGATGCCGGTACTGGTGCCTAATCTGTTTAGCCAGTTCCCGCCGATGGTTCAGCTGTTCCTGCACAGCGGGATCACCATCGGCACGCTGACGGCGATTGTCGCTAACCTGACGCTGAATGGAAGCGTGCCTTTCCGCGTCTCCCACGACGCACTGGTGCCAGACCCGCTCCCGCCCAGCTCGGCGGCGCGTAATATGGCGGTGAGAACCGTGCGGATGTGGCTCCTGCTGCGCAAAGTGCAAAAAGAGCAGCAGCTTCTGCAGCAGGAAGAGAAGTGA
- a CDS encoding NTP transferase domain-containing protein, with protein MLAAGLSSRMGKWKLMMPWGDGTILDSALASALSFCDRVILVAGHRGNELALYYQDHPRIDVIQNPDYEAGMFSSVQCGVAAVTSARFFLALGDMPEVTPDVYRTLWSGGDRDVCLIPGHNRGKGHPILLPQRAKALIAHAPEGSTLKDVINQIETHVVSVEEQGIHWDVDTPAQYSQVAQWSGRACTMTSK; from the coding sequence ATGCTGGCGGCAGGTCTCTCCAGCCGGATGGGAAAGTGGAAACTGATGATGCCCTGGGGCGACGGGACCATCCTCGATAGCGCGCTTGCCAGCGCGTTATCGTTTTGCGATCGCGTGATACTGGTGGCCGGACATCGTGGCAATGAGCTGGCGCTGTACTACCAGGATCATCCGCGCATCGACGTTATCCAGAACCCTGACTACGAGGCGGGGATGTTTTCCTCTGTTCAGTGCGGGGTGGCTGCGGTGACCTCTGCACGCTTTTTCCTCGCGCTAGGGGATATGCCGGAAGTCACTCCCGACGTTTATCGCACCCTGTGGTCTGGCGGAGATCGGGACGTCTGTTTGATCCCCGGACACAACCGGGGGAAAGGACATCCCATTTTGTTGCCTCAGCGAGCCAAAGCGCTGATCGCGCACGCGCCGGAAGGCTCCACGCTTAAAGATGTAATCAATCAGATCGAAACGCACGTGGTGAGTGTGGAAGAGCAGGGCATTCACTGGGATGTTGATACGCCAGCGCAGTATTCGCAGGTCGCGCAATGGAGTGGTCGAGCCTGCACGATGACTTCAAAGTAA
- a CDS encoding (2Fe-2S)-binding protein: MNHIELIVNGIRVSRDVEDNQRLIDFLRDDLQLTGTKEGCSVGECGACTIVVDGKSACSCLLLAAQCDGAEIETVEGLYRDPVGKRLQNAFVRHGGVQCGFCTPGVLMSTKALLDVNPTPDDDELKEALEGNLCRCTGYQPIITSIKAVLKG; encoded by the coding sequence ATGAATCATATTGAGCTTATTGTGAATGGCATTCGCGTTTCTCGTGATGTCGAAGATAACCAGCGTCTGATCGATTTTCTGCGTGACGACCTGCAGCTGACGGGCACCAAAGAAGGGTGCTCCGTCGGGGAGTGCGGGGCCTGTACGATTGTTGTCGATGGCAAATCGGCGTGCTCATGCCTGCTGCTGGCCGCCCAGTGCGACGGGGCAGAGATTGAGACCGTCGAAGGGCTGTATCGCGATCCGGTCGGCAAGCGCCTGCAAAATGCCTTTGTCCGTCACGGCGGCGTGCAGTGCGGCTTTTGCACGCCGGGTGTGCTGATGAGCACCAAAGCGCTGCTGGACGTGAACCCCACTCCTGACGATGACGAGCTGAAAGAGGCGCTGGAGGGCAACCTCTGCCGCTGCACCGGATATCAGCCGATCATCACCTCCATTAAAGCCGTCCTGAAAGGGTAA